A window of the Henckelia pumila isolate YLH828 chromosome 3, ASM3356847v2, whole genome shotgun sequence genome harbors these coding sequences:
- the LOC140892916 gene encoding uncharacterized protein encodes MCKDLKFQEDKFGAALMVVQSDISGKIAVTFVQILQTAGSTRVDSTTWATQACFNGRGRVSILCRDSSSFVNRDHDADDFRHPLDRQSKYVAFESNYWVKRNWKSFCWELLQSKSRF; translated from the exons ATGTGCAAAGATTTGAAATTTCAAGAAG ACAAATTTGGAGCAGCATTGATGGTGGTACAATCCGATATCAGTGGCAAAATAGCA GTGACTTTTGTCCAAATTCTCCAAACAGCAGGTTCAACGAGGGTGGACTCAACTACTTGGGCAACCCAAGCTTG TTTTAATGGTCGAGGAAGAGTAAGTATTTTGTGTCGAGATTCTTCGTCCTTTGTCAATCGCGATCATGATGCGGATGACTTCAGGCATCCTCTTGATAGACAA TCAAAATACGTTGCTTTTGAGAGCAATTACTGGGTTAAACGCAATTGGAAAAGCTTTTGTTGG GAACTATTGCAGAGCAAGTCACGCTTCTAG